One genomic region from Amphiprion ocellaris isolate individual 3 ecotype Okinawa chromosome 20, ASM2253959v1, whole genome shotgun sequence encodes:
- the LOC111584723 gene encoding oocyte zinc finger protein XlCOF6.1-like isoform X3 — protein MDSSQKKRENNNGVRHQKSAEENNGSPTTTNRDESLSCDQCGKTFITATKLRIHQRIHTMGKQFSCNQCGKAFTSKSNLTTHQLIHSGVRPFTCGQCGKAFTQKCSLAKHQLIHSGVRPFSCGQCGKTFTEKGSLVRHQLIHSGVRPFSCDQCGKTFTSKCGLASHQLIHSGVRPFSCDQCGKTFTQKCSLAKHQLIHSGVRPFSCDQCGKTFTTKGYLTSHQVVHRGGEPFHCDQCVKTVTQHEQLLIHQCPHFDRQLYHCDYCEKTFKRQGSLKCHQRIHTGHDVYICDHCGKLFANFSQLKAHAVTHTRVKPYRRNQYGKGFNNIGVSHQRDHTEDRPYRCDECNKTFRTLASLKQHQQIHTRKKAFNQRHSKQSGTDMHTGHKLNVCQEDFPMPGPVQVPEVVHKLKVLEIRLHRIQ, from the exons ATGGATTCTTCACAAAAA AAACGTGAAAACAACAATGGAGTGAGACATCAGAAATCTGCGGAGGAAAACAACGGTtccccaacaacaacaaacagagaTGAATCACTCAGTTGTGATCAATGCGGCAAGACTTTTATCACAGCAACAAAGCTAAGAATTCACCAGCGAATTCACACTATGGGCAAACAGTTCAGTTGTAATCAGTGTGGGAAGGCATTTACTTCCAAGAGTAATCTAACAACCCatcaactcattcacagtggagttagACCATTCACCTGTGGTCAGTGTGGGAAGGCATTTACTCAAAAGTGTAGTTTAGCAAAACatcaactcattcacagtggagttagACCATTCAGCTGTGGTCAGTGTGGGAAGACATTTACTGAAAAGGGTAGTTTAGTAAGACatcaactcattcacagtggagttagaccattcagctgtgaccagtgtgggaagacttttactTCCAAGTGTGGTTTAGCAAGCCatcaactcattcacagtggagttagaccattcagctgtgatcagtgtgggaagacaTTTACTCAAAAGTGTAGTTTAGCGAAACatcaactcattcacagtggagttagACCATTCAGTTGTGATCAATGTGGGAAGACATTTACTACCAAGGGTTATTTAACAAGTCACCAAGTCGTCCACAGAGGAGGTGAACCATTCCACTGTGATCAGTGTGTGAAAACTGTTACTCAACATGAACAGTTATTGATCCATCAATGCCCCCATTTTGATAGACAGCTGTACCACTGTGACTACTGTGAAAAAACTTTCAAGCGCCAAGGGAGCCTAAAATGTCACCAACGCATCCACACTGGACATGATGTGTACATATGTGATCACTGTGGAAAACTATTTGCAAACTTCTCACAGTTAAAAGCTCATGCAGTTACCCACACCAGGGTTAAACCGTACCGCCGTAACCAGTATGGGAAAGGCTTCAACAACATTGGAGTCTCTCACCAACGTGACCACACTGAGGACAGACCCTACAGATGTGACGAGTGTAATAAGACTTTTAGAACTTTGGCTTCCCTGAAACAACACCAGCAGATCCACACCAGAAAGAAAGCATTCAATCAACGTCACAGTAAG CAGAGCGGCACAGATATGCACACTGGACACAAACTGAACGTCTGCCAAGAAGATTTCCCCATGCCGGGTCCAGTACAAGTTCCTGAAGTCGTCCACAAACTTAAAGTCCTTGAGATCAGGCTCCACAGAATTCAG TAA
- the LOC111584723 gene encoding oocyte zinc finger protein XlCOF6.1-like isoform X2 yields MDSSQKKRENNNGVRHQKSAEENNGSPTTTNRDESLSCDQCGKTFITATKLRIHQRIHTMGKQFSCNQCGKAFTSKSNLTTHQLIHSGVRPFTCGQCGKAFTQKCSLAKHQLIHSGVRPFSCGQCGKTFTEKGSLVRHQLIHSGVRPFSCDQCGKTFTSKCGLASHQLIHSGVRPFSCDQCGKTFTQKCSLAKHQLIHSGVRPFSCDQCGKTFTTKGYLTSHQVVHRGGEPFHCDQCVKTVTQHEQLLIHQCPHFDRQLYHCDYCEKTFKRQGSLKCHQRIHTGHDVYICDHCGKLFANFSQLKAHAVTHTRVKPYRRNQYGKGFNNIGVSHQRDHTEDRPYRCDECNKTFRTLASLKQHQQIHTRKKAFNQRHSKSGTDMHTGHKLNVCQEDFPMPGPVQVPEVVHKLKVLEIRLHRIQV; encoded by the exons ATGGATTCTTCACAAAAA AAACGTGAAAACAACAATGGAGTGAGACATCAGAAATCTGCGGAGGAAAACAACGGTtccccaacaacaacaaacagagaTGAATCACTCAGTTGTGATCAATGCGGCAAGACTTTTATCACAGCAACAAAGCTAAGAATTCACCAGCGAATTCACACTATGGGCAAACAGTTCAGTTGTAATCAGTGTGGGAAGGCATTTACTTCCAAGAGTAATCTAACAACCCatcaactcattcacagtggagttagACCATTCACCTGTGGTCAGTGTGGGAAGGCATTTACTCAAAAGTGTAGTTTAGCAAAACatcaactcattcacagtggagttagACCATTCAGCTGTGGTCAGTGTGGGAAGACATTTACTGAAAAGGGTAGTTTAGTAAGACatcaactcattcacagtggagttagaccattcagctgtgaccagtgtgggaagacttttactTCCAAGTGTGGTTTAGCAAGCCatcaactcattcacagtggagttagaccattcagctgtgatcagtgtgggaagacaTTTACTCAAAAGTGTAGTTTAGCGAAACatcaactcattcacagtggagttagACCATTCAGTTGTGATCAATGTGGGAAGACATTTACTACCAAGGGTTATTTAACAAGTCACCAAGTCGTCCACAGAGGAGGTGAACCATTCCACTGTGATCAGTGTGTGAAAACTGTTACTCAACATGAACAGTTATTGATCCATCAATGCCCCCATTTTGATAGACAGCTGTACCACTGTGACTACTGTGAAAAAACTTTCAAGCGCCAAGGGAGCCTAAAATGTCACCAACGCATCCACACTGGACATGATGTGTACATATGTGATCACTGTGGAAAACTATTTGCAAACTTCTCACAGTTAAAAGCTCATGCAGTTACCCACACCAGGGTTAAACCGTACCGCCGTAACCAGTATGGGAAAGGCTTCAACAACATTGGAGTCTCTCACCAACGTGACCACACTGAGGACAGACCCTACAGATGTGACGAGTGTAATAAGACTTTTAGAACTTTGGCTTCCCTGAAACAACACCAGCAGATCCACACCAGAAAGAAAGCATTCAATCAACGTCACAGTAAG AGCGGCACAGATATGCACACTGGACACAAACTGAACGTCTGCCAAGAAGATTTCCCCATGCCGGGTCCAGTACAAGTTCCTGAAGTCGTCCACAAACTTAAAGTCCTTGAGATCAGGCTCCACAGAATTCAGGTGTAA
- the LOC111584723 gene encoding oocyte zinc finger protein XlCOF6.1-like isoform X1, whose protein sequence is MDSSQKKRENNNGVRHQKSAEENNGSPTTTNRDESLSCDQCGKTFITATKLRIHQRIHTMGKQFSCNQCGKAFTSKSNLTTHQLIHSGVRPFTCGQCGKAFTQKCSLAKHQLIHSGVRPFSCGQCGKTFTEKGSLVRHQLIHSGVRPFSCDQCGKTFTSKCGLASHQLIHSGVRPFSCDQCGKTFTQKCSLAKHQLIHSGVRPFSCDQCGKTFTTKGYLTSHQVVHRGGEPFHCDQCVKTVTQHEQLLIHQCPHFDRQLYHCDYCEKTFKRQGSLKCHQRIHTGHDVYICDHCGKLFANFSQLKAHAVTHTRVKPYRRNQYGKGFNNIGVSHQRDHTEDRPYRCDECNKTFRTLASLKQHQQIHTRKKAFNQRHSKQSGTDMHTGHKLNVCQEDFPMPGPVQVPEVVHKLKVLEIRLHRIQV, encoded by the exons ATGGATTCTTCACAAAAA AAACGTGAAAACAACAATGGAGTGAGACATCAGAAATCTGCGGAGGAAAACAACGGTtccccaacaacaacaaacagagaTGAATCACTCAGTTGTGATCAATGCGGCAAGACTTTTATCACAGCAACAAAGCTAAGAATTCACCAGCGAATTCACACTATGGGCAAACAGTTCAGTTGTAATCAGTGTGGGAAGGCATTTACTTCCAAGAGTAATCTAACAACCCatcaactcattcacagtggagttagACCATTCACCTGTGGTCAGTGTGGGAAGGCATTTACTCAAAAGTGTAGTTTAGCAAAACatcaactcattcacagtggagttagACCATTCAGCTGTGGTCAGTGTGGGAAGACATTTACTGAAAAGGGTAGTTTAGTAAGACatcaactcattcacagtggagttagaccattcagctgtgaccagtgtgggaagacttttactTCCAAGTGTGGTTTAGCAAGCCatcaactcattcacagtggagttagaccattcagctgtgatcagtgtgggaagacaTTTACTCAAAAGTGTAGTTTAGCGAAACatcaactcattcacagtggagttagACCATTCAGTTGTGATCAATGTGGGAAGACATTTACTACCAAGGGTTATTTAACAAGTCACCAAGTCGTCCACAGAGGAGGTGAACCATTCCACTGTGATCAGTGTGTGAAAACTGTTACTCAACATGAACAGTTATTGATCCATCAATGCCCCCATTTTGATAGACAGCTGTACCACTGTGACTACTGTGAAAAAACTTTCAAGCGCCAAGGGAGCCTAAAATGTCACCAACGCATCCACACTGGACATGATGTGTACATATGTGATCACTGTGGAAAACTATTTGCAAACTTCTCACAGTTAAAAGCTCATGCAGTTACCCACACCAGGGTTAAACCGTACCGCCGTAACCAGTATGGGAAAGGCTTCAACAACATTGGAGTCTCTCACCAACGTGACCACACTGAGGACAGACCCTACAGATGTGACGAGTGTAATAAGACTTTTAGAACTTTGGCTTCCCTGAAACAACACCAGCAGATCCACACCAGAAAGAAAGCATTCAATCAACGTCACAGTAAG CAGAGCGGCACAGATATGCACACTGGACACAAACTGAACGTCTGCCAAGAAGATTTCCCCATGCCGGGTCCAGTACAAGTTCCTGAAGTCGTCCACAAACTTAAAGTCCTTGAGATCAGGCTCCACAGAATTCAGGTGTAA
- the LOC129347819 gene encoding E3 ubiquitin-protein ligase TRIM9-like, with translation MVCTNLLLCTVAWFTLDPASAHPDIIFSNDNLTVTCNSYDDRVVMGNSAFSRGVHYWEMTIHRYDNHPDPAFGIARADVLKDVMLGKDDKAWAMYVDNNRSWFMHNNSHTNSFDW, from the exons ATGGTGTGTACTAACCTCCTCCTGTGTACAGTTGCCTGGTTCACCTTGGACCCGGCCTCTGCTCACCCCGACATCATCTTCTCCAACGACAACCTGACGGTGACCTGCAACAGCTACGACGACCGGGTGGTCATGGGGAACTCCGCCTTCTCCAGAGGCGTCCATTACTGGGAGATGACCATCCATCGCTATGACAACCACCCCGACCCAGCATTCGGCATCGCCCGGGCCGACGTGCTGAAGGACGTGATGCTGGGGAAGGATGACAAGGCCTGGGCCATGTATGTGGACAACAACCGCTCCTGGTTCATGCACAACAACTCACACACCAACAG ctttgactggtga
- the tmx1 gene encoding thioredoxin-related transmembrane protein 1, with product MACLLASGSTTMFSLPRRAGHRSWMRFLLLGIYLSSVSAKPDSLREVTDGNWEDILTGEWMIEFYAPWCPACQQLQPVWKEFADWGEDMGVNIAKVDVTEQPGLSGRFIITSLPTIYHCKDGVFRKYQGARSKDDFLSFVDEQKWKAVEPVSSWFGPSSFLMNSMSALFKLSMFIRRCHNYMTEQLGIPVWGSYVIFGLTTLFSGLALGLLLVFIADFVFPSRRFSSPDYYQKKQTMEQARLIQQQDEDHEADGEEDDDEEEEDDDSDVWRRRRGSPEGRPEPKGQAFPDEALRKRVVGNREEEEDT from the exons ATGGCGTGTTTGCTAGCTAGCGGCAGCACAACAATGTTTTCTTTACCTCGACGAGCCGGACACCGCTCATGGATGCGCTTTTTACTGCTGGGGATTTATCTATCGTCGGTCTCGGCCAAACCGGACAGCCTGAGAGAAGTGACGGACGGGAACTGGGAGGACATCCTGACGGGAGAGTGGATGATTGAATT CTACGCACCCTGGTGTCCGGCgtgtcagcagctgcagccggTGTGGAAGGAGTTTGCGGACTGGGGGGAGGACATGGGGGTCAACATAGCCAAGGTGGACGTGACAGAGCAGCCCG GTCTGAGTGGACGATTCATCATCACATCACTTCCTACTATTTATCA ctgtAAGGATGGCGTCTTCCGGAAGTACCAGGGAGCTCGAAGCAAAGACGACTTCCTCAGCTTTGTCGATGAGCAGAAATGGAAAGCAGTGGAGCCGGTTTCCTCCTGGTTTGGGCCGTCTTCGTTTTT AATGAATTCTATGTCCGCTTTGTTCAAGCTCTCCATGTTTATCCGG CGTTGTCATAACTACATGACGGAGCAGCTGGGGATTCCTGTCTGGGGTTCATATGTTATCTTTGGCCTGACCACTCTGTTCTCTGGCCTGGCTCTGGGTCTG TTACTGGTGTTCATTGCAGATTTTGTCTTCCCCTCAAGACGGTTTTCTTCTCCTGATTACTACCAGA agaaacaaacGATGGAGCAGGCGAGGTTGATCCAGCAACAAGACGAAGACCACGAGGCCGAtggagaggaggatgatgatgaggaggaggaagatgatgacTCCGACGTGTGGAGGAGGCGGAGAGGGTCCCCCGAGGGCCGCCCAGAACCGAAGGGACAGGCTTTCCCTGACGAAGCTCTGAGGAAGAGGGTGGTGGGAAACCGCGAGGAGGAAGAAGACACTTAG